The following are from one region of the Alicyclobacillus fastidiosus genome:
- a CDS encoding methyl-accepting chemotaxis protein: MNDQYDNDELPVRELGDASETDSVRAGQEGEEEAFRAIGFDETSSAGEEISAASEEISAANDEVSAALASDAFAGAFTAREKTSAKQSVRMKRYLSIRWKVGGSFAIVLLMTIIIGIVAVLRLVSLQNQVQTLATQNLQVVQQSNALEQELLTLQVDVRGYLITGNSQLMSDYNDITSKYLDSFTALSNLLKSNPAAQAALRQTQSGFTDYVNYADGLVNLRNSGQGAAAIEQESAGKGDAASSKANTGLNSIVSQSQASAEQTAQKLKMTVDETMIVLAILTAIAIVVGLLAGIPATMSTPRNINRVTRILKEIASAGGDLTKRIDGVKSHDEVAMLAQATNDLLASISGLVSNIGRYSDTLAASAEQMTASTDETARAVNEIATTAGDFAGVSEQAVAALDELNGALVSIQNHGNDTAARADNVATAVQNVSETTERGRELVDQAQSSMQSMQEMTERAHASVQDLSESSEAIANILGTIRTIAEETNLLALNASIEAARAGDAGRGFAVVAQEVRKLAEQSREATARINEIIGRSLDLVAQVSSAMAEGVQAVQGGRQAFERTQSAFLDIRSAVEEVVPSTVDIVERTVTQKDLINSSQERIRKLNELMEQVAAGSQNNAASSEETLATVEEIAASSHELAEIAQSLQNAVGRFQV, encoded by the coding sequence TTGAACGACCAGTACGACAACGACGAATTACCAGTACGCGAGCTGGGCGACGCCAGTGAAACTGACTCGGTTCGAGCTGGCCAAGAGGGTGAAGAAGAGGCGTTTCGTGCGATTGGTTTCGACGAAACCTCGAGCGCGGGGGAGGAAATCTCTGCTGCGAGCGAGGAAATCTCTGCTGCCAATGACGAAGTCTCCGCCGCGTTGGCGAGTGACGCGTTTGCCGGGGCGTTTACAGCGCGCGAAAAGACGTCGGCCAAGCAATCTGTGCGCATGAAACGATATCTTTCAATTCGCTGGAAGGTCGGCGGGTCATTTGCAATCGTGCTCTTGATGACCATCATCATCGGTATTGTTGCAGTACTGCGCCTCGTGTCGCTGCAGAATCAGGTGCAGACGTTGGCCACGCAAAACCTCCAAGTCGTGCAGCAGTCCAATGCCTTAGAGCAGGAATTGCTGACGTTGCAGGTGGACGTGCGCGGGTATTTGATCACGGGCAACTCGCAACTGATGTCGGATTACAACGATATCACGAGTAAGTATTTGGACTCATTTACGGCACTTAGCAACCTATTAAAATCGAATCCGGCTGCGCAAGCAGCTCTGCGTCAAACTCAAAGTGGATTTACGGACTATGTCAACTACGCGGACGGACTCGTCAACCTTCGCAACAGCGGACAAGGCGCTGCTGCAATTGAACAAGAATCGGCAGGCAAGGGCGATGCTGCCTCGAGTAAGGCAAATACGGGCCTGAACAGCATCGTCTCACAGTCGCAGGCATCCGCCGAACAAACGGCACAAAAATTGAAGATGACGGTTGACGAGACGATGATCGTCCTCGCCATCCTCACCGCCATCGCTATCGTCGTCGGCCTGTTGGCGGGGATTCCGGCGACGATGAGCACGCCTCGAAACATCAATCGCGTGACGCGCATTCTCAAGGAAATCGCCTCCGCTGGAGGAGACTTGACGAAGCGCATCGACGGCGTCAAAAGCCATGATGAAGTGGCGATGCTCGCGCAAGCCACCAACGATCTCCTCGCCTCCATCTCGGGCCTGGTCTCCAATATCGGACGTTACTCCGATACATTGGCGGCGAGTGCAGAGCAGATGACGGCGAGCACCGATGAAACGGCTCGCGCGGTCAACGAGATCGCGACGACCGCAGGGGATTTTGCAGGGGTCAGCGAACAGGCTGTCGCCGCATTGGACGAGTTGAATGGGGCGCTCGTCTCCATTCAGAATCACGGGAACGACACGGCGGCGCGGGCTGACAATGTCGCGACTGCGGTCCAGAATGTCTCCGAGACGACAGAGCGCGGCCGCGAGCTCGTCGATCAGGCACAGAGCTCCATGCAGTCGATGCAAGAAATGACGGAGCGCGCACACGCAAGCGTGCAGGATTTGAGCGAGTCTTCGGAAGCCATCGCAAATATTCTCGGAACCATTCGTACGATTGCTGAAGAAACCAACTTGTTGGCGCTCAACGCATCGATTGAAGCCGCCCGAGCAGGTGATGCGGGCCGCGGGTTTGCAGTCGTCGCACAAGAGGTGCGCAAACTCGCCGAACAAAGTCGCGAGGCGACGGCGCGCATCAACGAGATCATCGGCCGCAGCCTAGACCTCGTCGCGCAAGTGAGTTCGGCGATGGCCGAGGGCGTGCAGGCTGTACAAGGTGGTCGGCAGGCGTTTGAGCGGACGCAGAGCGCGTTTCTCGACATCCGATCCGCTGTCGAGGAAGTCGTGCCGTCTACGGTCGATATCGTAGAACGCACGGTCACGCAAAAAGATCTCATCAACTCGAGCCAAGAGCGCATTCGCAAGTTAAATGAGTTGATGGAGCAGGTGGCGGCGGGATCGCAGAACAATGCGGCGAGCAGTGAAGAGACGCTCGCGACGGTCGAAGAAATCGCGGCATCTTCGCATGAACTGGCGGAGATTGCACAGTCTCTTCAAAATGCGGTTGGTCGTTTCCAGGTGTGA